In Arthrobacter sp. CJ23, the genomic window CATTCCAAAAATCGCCGAGCACCTAGAGGGCGAGCACGACGCATCCTTGGCCGATCTTGTAGAGACGTTCACGGCCGCACTGCCGGCGGATTACATGCCCCAGGTCGCAGCAGCGATGAACGACCCGGCCAACGCCGCCGAGACCTACTTGGCCCTCGCCGACCTCGCCGCAAATGGAACCATCGGGCTCCCCAACCCTCACGATCTAGCGCGCCAAGGGTGGGAACTGGACCCGACACTGGACACTATCGGGTACCTCTTCCACGGTATCGCACCACAGGATGTACTTGCGGGACTTGGAATCGCGGATCTCAAGGCTGAACTACTTGCCGCCACGGATGTCATTCTTAAAGCGAGGACTGCCGACGAACCGGCAGTCAGAAGGTGGAACGCTCTCCTCACACTCGCGCAGGCCATCGACCCGGCCCTGGTGCTCAAGGCCGGCGCAAAGTTGTCCGGCGTCGGGTTCTACCGGGCATGGCTCCGCTACACAGTCAAAACTTTGGGAATCGCAGACGATGTCCGCAGCGGCGCCTCAACACCCGAAGCCGCGTCGACCGCAGTGGTCGTCGCACTCGCTGACCTCGTCGCCGAGGCCAAGCCCTTCACCGGCAAGCCGCGAGCATGCGACCTGTACTTCATCCATCCTCTCATCCACCAGGTGATCGAGAATTCCCTCACCGTCGTGCGGGAAAAAGATCTTGACACGTCCTCGACCACCTCATCGCCATAGGCGATGGCACCACTACGACCACCAATCTCGGTCTCGGCGAGAACGGCCCGCTGACCACCAACGATCTACTCTCAGTCCTCGGACGGGTCTCCCACCACGTCGGAATCGGCGCCATCCACGCCCTCCTTGCCGTCATCCGTAAACGTCGCAACGATGACCACACGGGATACAGCCAACAGGCTGCATTTGAACTTGAGACCGCCCGCATCTGCATAGCAGCAGGCGCTAGCGACGAGGCCCGCGAATGCTGGAACCGGGCAGCTGACTTGCTCGCAAGCTACGGCGGCCATAAAGACCCGACGCTCTCCGAGATCGTCGCAAGCATCGAAGACATCGAAGACCCTAAGGAAGCACGAGCCCGACTGGCCAAACTGGTCGACCTGGTCTATCTCGTACGGCAGCACACCGACGGCCGCGATACATCGCATTACGTCACTCAATGGTGGGAGATTGCCGCATCTGTCGATCCGATCGCTGCAGCCCGCGACGCCGCCGACCTGTATCTAGACACCATCGGATTCGAAGACGCCCGAGCAGAAGCAGCGCAAACACACCTGCTGCAGAACCACAGCGCGACAGCAGACCCTGCCACCCTCGCCGCACTGCGGCTCACCACAAGCATTGCCTGGCGATCACCAATGGTCGACCTGAAAATTCTCAGCCGCCTTGCAACCGAGCGTGGGGCTAGCCAACCGGTCGACACGATGCTCAGCGTCCTCGCCAACAACATCGCCGCATCGTACGACAACCAGCCGATGCAATACTCGAGCAACCAGTCCAAAGAAGTTGTGGACCAAGCACTCGTCCAAGTTGTGACGAATCTAGGTGGCCCCGAATTTGACCCCCGGGCAGCGCGCCCAGACCGAGAAAACCAAAGCTCGTTCCTCCGGACGGAAAAGGGGCCAGACGCCCACGCGCTCCTCAAGCGCCTCATTGCAGCTCAACGTCCCGAGGCGCCCCAAGGACGCGCAGGCGCCATCAGCATCGCACACGCAATCGACAAAGAGCGCTACCAAGATGAGCCCGCCACCTGGGACATCAACGCAGCCATCATCGCTATTGGTTTCCGCATTCTCGAAACGACACTCTCCGAGGGGCACCACGCCGGAATCGCACTCATCGACGACGTTGCCCGCGAAATCTCCACTTTCTCTCGAAACGACATCTTCGCCAGCCTAGGACAGGGTCTTGCCGTCTATGCTGACGGTGATCCCGGGGTCGCCAAAGTCGCCAGTTACTGCCTGGTCACCGCGTATCAGCGCATCCGAGGCGGAGGAGGCTGGCGACAGTTCGCCGGTCGGGAACGCCGGGCACTATGGGAACAAGCCCATAAGCTTGCCCCCGGCACCGCCGAGCGCGCTCTCGCCGCAGCGGTTACCAGCCGTGTCGCCGCCGCGTCGTACGGCTCATATGGAAGCAGCCAAGGCCTCATCACAGCATTCGCCGCGCAGCCCACAAGCAGCCTCGGAGGTACCGCCGCCAACTGCTGGGACGCGGCCTTCGACGTCATCAGTAACCGCCTACCCGGGACTGCCGAAACAGGAACGCACGTCTATCACCCGACGCCAGTGCCCGACTCGGCCGACGACCTCGACGTTGCTGTCGCAACATTGGCGCTCGCGACAATCTGCCAGGCCGCACGGGAACAGATACGACTCGCACTGGTGGCTACCGAGTTCCTCCTCACCGTCCGGCCGAAGGCCGCCCAAAGCGCACTCTCATACATATTCCGCAAAGACCTGGACGCAGGTCGTAGCACCTGGCTACTCGAAACTGTGCGCGTGAACGTACCATCGGGTGAGCTCGGAGACGACCTCGCCACGGAAATTACCCGACTCGCGTCTAGCGACCACCTGTCCGTCCGAGCACTAGCAGGCCAGATTCTCGCAACCCACAAGCGCCCCGTTCCGGAACCGCCGGCCACCGCGCCGTCACTGTGCGTCATTAGCGCGTTCCACAGCCTCGTCCGTGAGCACGAGGAAGAAGCAGAATGACCCGGAACACGTCCCGAGGGCAGGTCGAAGGGCTGGTCCGCTTCTACCTAAACGATCGCCTCGCCGACGCCAACGAACCCCCAGGCGTGCGCGAAGCCGTGATCCAAAATCTGGTCGACCGAATCGATATCGTCAAACAGCGCTCCGGAGAACAGATCGGCCAGCTCCGCTCGCCATCGTCGCAACGCATCCCCGACGCCTACTTCAACGATGAAGAAGAAACAGAGAACGCCATCCAACTGGCAGCAGCTGGAATGAGAGCAGCACATGCACGCGCAGGCTTCCTGACAGCCGATGCACGGAGGTTTGAAGCCAGGTACGCGTTCTCGCTTGCCCCTTCAGCCAGATGGGCGCTTCTCGAAGAATCGTCCCGCGTTCCTCGTCCGGAAACTCGCCATCATCTTCTGGCGCGGTCCCTGACGCCCATTCCGTGGCAGGACAACGAGGCCGACTGGCCGCCGCCGACCGCGGTCGAACTCGAGGGAACACGCCGCCTCACAGGACAAGATGCATGGCCTATCCGTGTCGCAGAGAGTCCATATAATGATTGGGTTCAAATTGGCATGTTCGAAAGGCAGGCCACATTGGACAGCACCTACCCCAAACAGCCCAGCCGACAACTATTCATCACAACCGGGCTCGAGGTAACAGGCGCGTCCATTTCGATCGATTCGCTGCCTGTCGGAACTAACCCACCAAATATCTGGCTGGCCCCGTACGACCACCTACTCCCGGGTGTTGATCAAGCTTCAGCCGCAGAAACGCTGGAGGATCTGCAAGGACCGTTGACCATGATTGCCAACTACCGGGGTCAGCGGAGCGCACCTCACGGCGGCCGCGGCGTTGGACTTCACCCGTTCAGTCTTGTGCCTCGACTCGAACTCGTGGCGTTTCTCAACCTGCGCCCGGAGTCTCCGACAGTTCGCCAATGTCTCATTGACGACCAAGGGCCAGCTCTGGTGGGACGCAACTGGCGCGGATTTCTGATCCACGACGGCAGCTATACGCCTCTTGAACCTGCGGTCCACGGCGCGGACCTCATAGTTCGCCCGGATCTGTACGAACGCCTCGAAGACACACTCGACAAGAACCGCATCCAGTCTGGCATCACAGTGCGGCACGTCGAGGGTGAAGGCAATGACATGGAATACGACTGAGCTGCTGCCGACGGCAAAGCGGCAGCAACTGGGTACATCATTCGAATCAATGGGATAGCCCGGCGGTCATGAATCGGTGATGCATGGATCATGCAGGAAACTCGCGCAATCACTGGCTGTCAATGCCGATCGGCGTGGCATGCAAGTGGCTCTCCATTGAACACCCAGTGCCCGCTCTGGCTGGCAGGGTAACCCGCCGTCCTACGCTTGAAGGCCGCCCTTTGGAACCCCTGATTTCTCCGTGACTGTATCGCTGCGGGCGTTGATCATCCTCGCTCCGACCTTCCGCTCCTTGGCCACAAGGGCACGGCGCTGGGGCACCTCGAGGTGGCGCACCAGCTCACACTCGCGCAGATACTCAAACTCGAATGGGATCCCTGTAGATGGCGGCCGATGTCACTCGTCGCGAGCAGGAAGGCGATACCAACCGGGTGATGAGGTTTGCGTAACGCTTCCGGTTGCCCGGGAACGGACTTGGGATCGGGTGAGAGCGCCAGGGTGGGCTCGGCCTCCGCCGAATCCGCGGTAAACATCTTTACCGGTGTTCTCCACCCATATAAGTGACTTTTGTTCGGAGGTGAGCCACTGATCGAGCCAGCCTGCGTCGACGAGGAGCTCGTTCTGGCCGGCGTTGACGGTATGCCGGAGGACGGCGGTGAGCTTGCCCGTATTGTCTGTCCAACCGTTGCGGCCGTTCCAGTGGAGGTTCCCGGGCGCATGGCCGAAAAACTCAGGTGCCGGCGCCACCAGGGAAATGGTCTCGTAGTCTCCGGGAGCGTACTCGTACTCGCCGAGGATGTCCCAGGCAGCTGGCTGGGTAGGGACGCTGATTGGATGCCGCGACTCGTGGTTTACCACATGCATGGTTTCACCGTGGTGGTGGCCGTAGGGGAATTCGCCGACGTATCCGTCGTGGGTTTGTGGGAAGTTGGACAGGCCGTGATCGAGGAGGTCGCGTCCTTCGAGGTCGGCCAACGCGGCTGAAAGGTCTGAAGTGTTCACCACGTGGGCGTAGAGGTGGGTCCAAATTTTGCGGGTGCCCTTGGAGTAGTCGTTGCCGTCGTTCCATTCGTAATAGCCAGACAGGACGATGAAGGGGTGTCCTTCGTGTTCGGCGTCGGTGACGGCGATGGTGGGGAGGTCGGTGTCATGGGCCACCCATTGGGCGTCCGTCTTACCGGCTGTAGTCGCCCAGTCGTAAGTTGGCACCCAGGAGCGAGGTGCATTGTCGGCGGGTACGAATTCGATAACGGTCGGGTCGATCTGGCGGGACACAGTGGTCGCGGGACCTGGGACCGGTGCCGACGGCGGATCCCAGGAGTTGGGGGTCTTTGGAGCGTGGTCGGAGACATGCCCGATGAGCCGGTTGAGGGCAATCCACTGGTACTTCTTGCCGATTCGCTCGATCCACGGGGGCTTTCCGCGGCCGCCGCCGTACTTGCCCAACACGTACCCGTCAAAACTGGCGTGCCATTCTGCGCGGTACCCAAGGCGGATGACTTCGGCGACGACCCACCGTGCTGCGGCCGGAACGTTGATCCCAGGCCGGTCTTTGAGATCGTACTCAAGTTTGTACCGGTAAAAGTCGTCCTGGGTAGTGGAATGCACGAGCTTCGGATAGTCGGGGCTCTTGTACTGAGCGATCTCTCCCTCGGTCGGCCACTCTAGCGGCCACGCACTCGCGTACGGTGGCCGGAACTGCGCCACTGTCACGCCCTCGGGCAGACTTGCTCGATCGTTTGCTGCCTCGAGGATGCAGCGCGCAGCATCGCGGACGGCCACGTTCGCGGTGAGATCAGCAGGCGAGGCAAAGAAGCTGGTCCACACGACCTCAGCTGCGGCCGCCCAGTCTGTGTCGCTACCGTTGGCCAGGAGTGCCGAGTACGCGACCTCGAGAGCACGTTCGACGACCCACTCGTCGTTTACGACACTGAAGCGCTCCAGGAGCCCGGCCACCTCCCCGGGATGACGGGTGAGGAGGCGAGCGGCGGCGACGGTTGCGGGCTCACGGACACGACGGTCCGTGGCGCTTGTGGTCCATAGGAGCGCGGTTATCCACAGGCGTGTGGTGTCCTTGCCGACTTGGTGGATAGGCTTCTCGCGCGCCCAACGGATGAGACGGTCGACTGCCCCACTGGTGCCATGGGTTATGTGCAGCCATCCCGAGAGGAACCGGTCGCGGGCACCCATGTTCCACCTGTTGAGGAACCTGTGAAGGAACTCGGCGTTCAGCGGGTGGCCGGGGCGTGCGGCGAGCCGGAAGAGCATCGTGAGGCCAGCGTCGAAGGTGGCTTTGCGGGTCAGAGCGCGGACGATGATGTCACCGGTCTTGTCAGTGATGGATGTCACTGAGCGCCAGCCGGTGCCAGCGATTACGGCGGCGGCAATAGCGTCGACGTTACCGATCTCGGACTCGAATTCGGTTAGTTCGAGCCCGAGACGTTCGGCGACGACGACGGAGGTTGCTTCCAGGATGCCGACGTCGATGGTTTCGCCTCGCCCAATGAGCTGTCCGAGGCGCCCGGCGAGTTGGTCTCGGATGCCGGCCGCGTCGGTCACACCGGCGAGGGCGTCGGACACGATGAGGTGGTGGCCGATGCGTTCGAACGTGATGGCGATGATGTCGGCGCCATACGGGCTGCCGTCAGGGATGACGTCCTCTTCGATCAGCCCTTGGGCGATGAGAGCGTCGAGCAGTGACTTTTCGGCGCTGACGTCGGACCAAATCGTTACCAGGAC contains:
- a CDS encoding ATP-binding protein, with the translated sequence MMNIPDIDFTRIRSLGPGGQRDGYEQFICQQVAQEPPADGSKFVSLHGAGGDGGVECYWTLTNGAEHGWQAKYWTNQADVSKAQLDKSVNAALHQHPKLTKYTIAIPTDPTGPTGGRGKSLLEKISDPKGWLEGWQKMATDRGMNVVFEIEWETNIVTRLNRLDSSGTQRRYWLDVDVLAQQWWEDRMQEAVAAARPRYTPELNVDVPAAQSIAALCSDNEWWQIVLDQVDEVSKAADQLRYADKEVLAADLGAARTAASTITDALNAWHASRTAAGLDDLAQALDAASAVVRAQEAVEVEAMDGKHENWDSESWRQWQREYMVRFPAAAVDALRELGERLLGATELLISPVGKLAGTQAALMTGPAGIGKTYLAIDAVARRLAKGRPSVVMHGRWFKNHDPLADLRDLLQMPSDLTGEETIALLDESARAAGTPVLLVIDALNDTRPRSLWRDNLDRLITVVGRYSHVRLLLTARTHYVAQVLPPGVALPRFEHTGFEGVEFEAVSEYAAFYCLEAPTSPPIHGEFDNPLYLRLVCEALQANSRLSLDQANMGLDELAKMVLDNANIIISDRVDASPSDRVVHRAMHALAAAIADEGGEPLTRAKAQAVLVTIWSDVSAEKSLLDALIAQGLIEEDVIPDGSPYGADIIAITFERIGHHLIVSDALAGVTDAAGIRDQLAGRLGQLIGRGETIDVGILEATSVVVAERLGLELTEFESEIGNVDAIAAAVIAGTGWRSVTSITDKTGDIIVRALTRKATFDAGLTMLFRLAARPGHPLNAEFLHRFLNRWNMGARDRFLSGWLHITHGTSGAVDRLIRWAREKPIHQVGKDTTRLWITALLWTTSATDRRVREPATVAAARLLTRHPGEVAGLLERFSVVNDEWVVERALEVAYSALLANGSDTDWAAAAEVVWTSFFASPADLTANVAVRDAARCILEAANDRASLPEGVTVAQFRPPYASAWPLEWPTEGEIAQYKSPDYPKLVHSTTQDDFYRYKLEYDLKDRPGINVPAAARWVVAEVIRLGYRAEWHASFDGYVLGKYGGGRGKPPWIERIGKKYQWIALNRLIGHVSDHAPKTPNSWDPPSAPVPGPATTVSRQIDPTVIEFVPADNAPRSWVPTYDWATTAGKTDAQWVAHDTDLPTIAVTDAEHEGHPFIVLSGYYEWNDGNDYSKGTRKIWTHLYAHVVNTSDLSAALADLEGRDLLDHGLSNFPQTHDGYVGEFPYGHHHGETMHVVNHESRHPISVPTQPAAWDILGEYEYAPGDYETISLVAPAPEFFGHAPGNLHWNGRNGWTDNTGKLTAVLRHTVNAGQNELLVDAGWLDQWLTSEQKSLIWVENTGKDVYRGFGGGRAHPGALTRSQVRSRATGSVTQTSSPGWYRLPARDE